One Parcubacteria group bacterium DNA window includes the following coding sequences:
- the dnaX gene encoding DNA polymerase III subunit gamma/tau yields MSHVVLYRKHRPQSFKDVLGQDHIIGPLMEAIKKGTPAHSYLFFGSRGTGKTSVARILAREVGCAPEDLHEIDAASNRGIDDVRELREGVRSLPFRSPYKVYIVDEVHMLTKEAFNALLKTLEEPPAHAIFILATTEVEKVPDTVLSRCETYTFRKPTAALLAGAIKDVAKKEGYAIEPEAAEVIAMLGDGSFRDALGVLQLVISSTKDKKITEEAVAKVTSVPSGALVNEVIQALAEGDAAKALSEVRRAAEANVDFTIFVRLLLKKLRFILLIRHAPDMKESIKAELGEDDFARLSTLAGVAGKNIKSGTILALLDAYTQTGRAHIPQLPLELALLKLIGEPREE; encoded by the coding sequence ATGTCGCACGTCGTCCTCTATCGCAAACATCGTCCGCAGAGCTTTAAAGATGTATTGGGCCAAGACCACATCATCGGCCCACTCATGGAGGCGATAAAGAAAGGCACACCTGCACACTCCTACCTCTTTTTTGGTTCTCGCGGCACGGGGAAGACGAGCGTTGCGCGTATTCTCGCGCGCGAAGTCGGCTGCGCTCCCGAAGACCTGCACGAGATCGATGCCGCCTCAAACCGCGGCATCGATGACGTGCGCGAACTCCGCGAAGGTGTGCGCTCACTCCCATTTCGGTCTCCCTACAAGGTCTATATTGTCGACGAAGTGCACATGTTGACCAAGGAAGCCTTTAACGCACTTTTAAAAACCTTGGAAGAGCCGCCCGCACACGCCATTTTTATCCTCGCAACTACTGAAGTAGAGAAAGTGCCTGACACCGTGCTCTCCCGTTGCGAGACCTATACCTTCCGAAAGCCCACTGCGGCGCTACTCGCGGGTGCGATCAAAGATGTCGCAAAAAAAGAAGGGTATGCAATCGAGCCCGAGGCCGCAGAAGTTATCGCCATGCTTGGTGACGGTTCTTTCCGCGATGCGCTCGGCGTCTTACAACTTGTCATCTCCTCGACGAAAGACAAAAAGATTACCGAAGAAGCTGTTGCCAAGGTGACCAGTGTTCCATCAGGAGCTCTGGTGAACGAGGTCATCCAAGCACTCGCCGAGGGTGATGCCGCGAAAGCGCTTTCGGAGGTGCGGCGCGCCGCAGAAGCAAATGTCGACTTCACCATCTTTGTCCGCCTCCTTTTAAAAAAGCTTCGCTTCATCCTGCTCATTCGTCACGCGCCGGACATGAAGGAGAGCATTAAGGCAGAGCTTGGCGAAGACGATTTTGCCCGCCTTTCTACCCTTGCCGGTGTCGCGGGGAAAAACATCAAGTCGGGTACGATCCTCGCTCTTCTCGACGCGTATACACAAACGGGTCGAGCGCACATTCCCCAGCTCCCACTCGAGCTCGCATTGCTCAAACTCATCGGTGAACCCAGAGAAGAGTAG
- a CDS encoding HXXEE domain-containing protein codes for MISQKLKTIFYISIPLFIAHGLEEYVTGFYNIDPIFKFFFSYFDAMSIPQATFLLFQIMLWLTLILLALVITNAKWQLWLLGFVGLIYIFELHHFFEALRFGEYYPGMVTATAFPVIGFLFWKELIKNFKHQE; via the coding sequence ATGATCTCCCAAAAACTTAAAACTATTTTTTATATATCCATCCCACTCTTTATTGCGCATGGGCTGGAGGAATATGTTACTGGGTTTTATAACATCGATCCCATTTTCAAGTTTTTCTTCAGTTACTTTGACGCAATGAGTATTCCCCAGGCTACGTTTCTGCTCTTCCAGATTATGCTCTGGCTGACGCTCATCCTCCTTGCCCTCGTCATCACAAATGCGAAGTGGCAGCTCTGGCTCTTGGGGTTTGTCGGGCTCATCTATATCTTTGAACTCCACCATTTCTTCGAAGCGTTACGGTTTGGCGAGTATTACCCAGGCATGGTAACAGCCACCGCGTTCCCCGTTATCGGTTTTCTATTTTGGAAAGAATTAATAAAGAATTTTAAGCATCAAGAATGA
- a CDS encoding GIY-YIG nuclease family protein, producing the protein MYYTYVLKSSKNGRLYTGHTNDLRKRFKEHNSGQSEYTKMRGPYKLIYYEACCDNGDAQARELYLKSGKGKRYLKSRIKRFLFRTG; encoded by the coding sequence ATGTATTATACTTATGTTTTAAAGAGCTCCAAAAACGGAAGGCTTTATACCGGACACACAAATGATTTACGGAAACGCTTTAAGGAGCACAACAGTGGCCAATCTGAATATACAAAGATGCGAGGACCATACAAACTTATATATTACGAAGCTTGTTGCGATAATGGCGATGCACAAGCACGAGAATTATATCTTAAATCAGGAAAGGGTAAGCGCTACCTTAAATCAAGGATAAAGCGTTTCCTATTTCGTACGGGATGA
- a CDS encoding histidine phosphatase family protein — protein MKNVYFVRHGETGSNRDRTHQGPNEPLTDLGRKQAEIVADRLTRIPFDVIVASDLKRAHETSMAISKKTGKEVVESPLFRERKIVTELIGLPHKSLEAEQIRSKVRARYDDPLWHYSDEENFFDLRGRAKEAIAFLEHYPQDNIVVVTHGMFLTTLIGVLIEPDMTPTFWQHIHNFLVTTNTGITWCQKGHPHSEKPDTWQLISWNDHAHLG, from the coding sequence ATGAAAAACGTCTACTTCGTACGTCACGGTGAGACCGGATCCAACAGGGACCGTACTCATCAAGGACCCAATGAACCGTTAACAGATCTCGGCAGGAAGCAGGCCGAGATTGTTGCAGATCGGCTCACACGCATCCCTTTTGATGTCATTGTTGCAAGCGATCTCAAACGTGCCCACGAGACGTCCATGGCGATAAGCAAAAAGACGGGCAAGGAAGTAGTCGAGAGTCCGCTGTTTCGCGAACGGAAGATTGTTACCGAGCTCATCGGTCTTCCTCACAAAAGTCTCGAGGCCGAACAAATACGATCCAAGGTTCGTGCGCGGTATGACGACCCTCTGTGGCACTATTCAGACGAAGAGAACTTCTTCGATCTTCGCGGACGGGCGAAAGAGGCGATTGCCTTTCTTGAGCACTATCCACAAGACAACATCGTCGTCGTAACGCACGGCATGTTTCTTACTACGCTGATTGGCGTTTTGATCGAGCCCGACATGACTCCCACCTTTTGGCAGCATATTCATAATTTTCTTGTCACCACCAACACTGGCATCACCTGGTGCCAGAAGGGCCATCCCCATTCAGAGAAGCCCGACACGTGGCAGCTCATCTCGTGGAACGACCACGCGCATTTGGGATAA